TCACatgtatatttgattttgaaGACAAAACTCTTACTACAttattatttgcattcatttgtgACTTCATGTATATATTGTATGATAACTGCAAGTTTAAAAGTATCTTATAGGCCCATTTGGCCGGGTGTATTTTGAGTGTACTTGTACGACCTAGTTTTGTAAAACTGTTTACACATGTTTCtattaaaaacaatttacttacttatatggataaaaaagataaaaggtaagagtagatttctcggaagcacagaacaccacacATATATCAAATGATAACAAATGTGTATTAAATTGAAAGTAACAAAGGTGTATTCAATGAAAGCTTTTAGTATACCTTTTCGTTATCGTTCTATATAGCAGAACTCCCAAAACGACAAGTGCAATTACACTAATCACCAACAGAACAGCCAATGCAACCACGGTTCCTTTATTCTCCTCTAGAATAAAGCAATACAATGTGAGTTCAgtatagagtaaagaaataaaatacaatgtaagCAGAGATACCTTGATTAGTTTTACAATATTGTATGTAAAATGTGAGCCAGCTTCTTCCTTTTACCTGTAAAGGCATATTTTCATGCAAGCAACACCGTATATATATTGAATTACATTTAGCTCTGGATTCCTGGTTTTCCTTAAATATTCTAGtgttaacatatattttgaattattttatccaatatttcattaattaaaatgttgaatataACAGAGTATTGAAGAAAAGGTATTATGCAAATACTTTTAACATGTATGATTGTGTACGAAGCGGATCGTCGATCTGAAATTTCCGTAAATAAGCAACACAATTTGCCCGAAAGTTATTTTGGTCTTTTTCATTCATCGATCTTGCAGTGCCTCAATAAGCCTGTAAAGACGTTCATTATCCTTCCACATACCAGTTTTTAATTGCACGTTGAAAAAGTACAATTATtaacactattataataatatttcaaacaaacgCAAACAATTAATATAACTGTAGTTTTTAATTCGTTAATAACTTTTGAATTGATCATCAAATTTCAGTGTTGAGGTGACAGTTAAAATCGTACATTTTAGCTATTTTGACAATCATTTTTCCGAAAAAAATAATCGTACGGACATGCTTTTTGCTACTAActttatgaaataagatatatcttaaaaattttgaaactgcctcaaagctttaaaatttctttatacgttatattatataattatttaatactTATGTATTTTCCTCTGCAAGAGATGTAATCGTATTGTGAATCCTGCCCACCAGTGGTTGTTTCTGTAGTTGCCACTGTTGGAGGTGGTAATGCAGGTGTTGTtctggtggtggtagtggtagttgTGGTCGACGGAGTGGTAGAActggttgttgtttttgtagCTGTTGTTGTCTCAACACTTAGATCAACATCTTGCAATGTTATAAATCGAAGCAATTCAAGAGACTATATGATCggagaaaatattacaaataaataccAACCGCTCAGCATAAAAACCTTATAATGTGTTACACAACGAATGGATAAGGAAGCcaaattagacaaaaaaaaactacttaaTCCTAgacttaaatgtattttaaaaatcacaaaatgtcCCTCGGGATTAAAAATTATAGAGATATTTCGCTAATCTttgatattaatattttcttattaGCTATTAACTTCAGGAGAATTAAATCACATTCAAATGTGTTTAACTTGACTAAATGAAGAAACATTATGAGTATACAGAGTTTGATTTACAAGTAAATATTATGATGTATCAGCTGCATGATAGAAGAAGCTGTACGTTTTAAGTTGTATTATAAATCCATACTAAGTTTGGTTGTTGAGGATGTACTATTTTTACCCTAAACACACTATTAATTCacctttagcttgctaaatttctaaaatggactggtccatcattcacttTGGACAgcaccacttatcattcaaagggggtgtcactgaaaatttactaactgaatagcgaacagtgcagaccaagatcagcctgatgatcatgatctgcactggccgTTAGGGCAGAATCAGTTGCGGccagcaggcaaaaggttaaTAAACAAACAATCATACCGGTTTCGGttttatacatattattatatttagtAATTGTTTTCCAACTATGAATTTTGATAACTGTAAGCATATTCATGTTGATTACGCAAGATCAAAAATAAAACGTATCACTCTTACCAAAACAGAATCTGCTATGACAGGAAGGGTGTAAGTCCAGGAAGCAATAGACCATGAAGTATTCACAGTTTTTGATCCGTAGGTTTAATACATGTTCACAGCAGTTTCCAAACGTCCGTACACAAGCGTTTCTATCAACCACACCTTCTTTTGAACTCGGAATACTTCCTAAAATAAGCAGTTTTGATCTCCTAAGATTACAAGGATTTATTCTAGAACTCATCAAATACAGTCGGTAAAGATGTTTCTCtaaaaaattcaattattttagattaaatgttGTAAGGATATCGCAGATTGTTAAAGTAAGGTTCTGTTATTTTTATAATCCAACAGTTTTAGTTTAAACAGGATATGTACGCAATTGTAAGGGTATTATAATCGGGATATTTTTTTACTTCTAATCAGTAGCAGATTGATAAAAATGGATacccattaaataattattattagaaCAACGAAACACTGACAATATATCCaaccagcaaaaaaaaaatgaacagtaAATACTCAGGCTTAAAACTTATCAATTACTCAATGACATCTGGGAACTGGAAATTTTATATAGGGCTAATACATATTGAAGTTTCTTATTATATCTGATTCGTTATAgaaaaaagagttgtttgaacaatattttaaatacccAATCTTATAAAGTAAACAAGAACTTAACATGTAACAGCATATAACTTGGCATTTGATCTTTAGCTTATACCTAAGATTGTGTCAGGAataaacttaatatatatattaaatatttgataaatgggTTTCTAGCAGCATATAacttgacatttgattttaagcTTATACATGTACCTAAGACTGTGTCagaaatgaacataatatatatagatatttgatAAATGGGTTTCTAACAGCATATAACTTGACGTTTGATTTTTAGCTTATACCTAAGATTGTGTcagaaataaacataatatatataaatatttgataaatgggTTTGTTACAGCATATAACTTGACATTTGATTGTTGGTTTATACCTAAGATTTTGACAGAAataaacttaatatatatatatttgataatgggTTTATATAATGCCTTTGGAAATATGAAATGAGGAAAAAAGCCCttaaatattttttgcatttctaaACTAGTAAGATCCTAATACATTGTCAGATAAATACAACTATTTTGAATTTCACTGAGAtggtttttataattttatgtgaATAAAGAATGTCAAGAGAAACAATACACATccgtaaatatttgacaaatcaaaattacTAACTCTCCTGTTAGATTACGTATGCGGGCTTTACAAACCGTTTAGATATATCGGATCATTGGTCCCACATTTCCTGTGATCGACGCAGTAGTTCGTCATGTTATAACTACTACGGTACCATGCACCATGCCTTAGTGCAAATAGGTCACAATATTTGGTATCATCTGTTGAGGAGGAGTAGTCAATTGAAGGATGCCTTGTGTAGACTGAATACGGTAATTCTCTGTTGTTCTTGAAGATACATGGTTCTTAAGAAATCAATATGCATTTagtaaatataatacaaaaatataacataaaatcttATCTATATCATCATGCTAATAAGGACAAATACAAAAAGGGTAGCCACGTCTGTTTAGGAACTATACTATCCAGACAAACTTATGACAGATTACATGCAAATCATTCCTCAGATGTGCACTGAATCAGGTGTGTGGAAATCTGGTAAATTGTTTTATTCTAACACTAATTGCTTTAGTATGCAAACGAGTTGTAATAAGTCCACCCGCCCTGGATGTGAATGACAATTGCATCCATAATCGGCTTGTAGATTTATAATTGGAACAAAATTATATTGGTGTTTAGCTCCTAACATATATATTCTATAAAtggaaaaatatgtaaagaacaTCGGTATGGTAAAATTGAGCAATTCAGAACAAGATAAGATTTTAAATTACTACAGAATAAAATACTTGAACATCTTAAACTTGAGTGGCGTTAAACCTAGTTCGTCTATTCGAACGATTGCTATTGAATTTTACCCTTGCATTACCATTGCAATCAGGTTAATCTTCTTTATATCTAACGTATTGTTGCTTTAAActtactttttactttaaaagtgTTACGATTTGTGCTTAGCCTTTATGCGAGGTGAGAACTTTATGGTATTGATGAACATTTTTcgtctgatcattttataaattttaaatgaaatacatacCCAAAGTGGTAGTTTCACATAGGCCGTCaactgaagaagaaaaacaaaccAGGTTTCAATCTTGATGAAAGAAAAAGTGGGTAAATTCTTAACATTATGGAGATTTTCTTATGTTATCAGATGTTTAAATAATGATACATGTGCATGTATGTACGAAACATATTTTGAGAGGTGAGCAAGTAATTTTGAATAAATCATTAATTAATAAACACCACATGTCATAAATAGGAAACTATGTGCTTCAAGAAAAATcgaggggcctctgtggctgagtggttaaggccgctgacttcagaTTACTTTCCAGTCACCGATGTAAGTTCAACCCTCACTCGGGTCGCTGAACTCTTCATGAAAGGGAgacatccaactggcttacggaaggtcgggatgaaataatgcatggggtcttcctccaccatcaaagctggagagtcgccatatgagctaaaattgtgtcggtgcgacgttaaacccaagagaaaaaaaaaatcaaaagtttaaatttacCTCCTTCTAAAAGGACAGGTACTAACAGCACAGTAacgaaatatttcatattttcatatccttctaTCACAACAAACAAGATATTTATCCGAATAAAATATTCCCTGTATAACTTTACTTCCCTTTTCTGCACTACTAAACACGCGTATATACTGCACAATATCGACTTAAACACGCTGTTTACCTATCAACCGTGTATTGTATAAAACGTCTATTATTGATTACGGTATCTGTGGAAGCGTCCCAGTGCTACACACTTCAACTAAAAGTGAGGCTAGTAATTTAGGTAGCTAAGGACAAAGAAGGTATCAACTCCTAATTAGTAGATAATAGCTCCTAATTAAAAGATATTGTCTCCTAAAATCCTAAAAAGAGGAAGTAGCTTCTAATTTGGGGACAGTAGCTTACTACCAGCCACATCTAGCTCTACGACCAGTGATAATATTGTTAGACGTCAAAAGTCCATTCATGTCCATCCATGCGATAATTCTCTATATCTCACCTAAACGCGTTGTGCCCTTAGGATAATTTACATACAACTCTTCTACCCTTAGTTAGTTATAACTAATTAGGAATAACTACCTCTTTATTCGGAAGTATTAAATCATAAATTTGAAGTACCATCTCCATATATCAATTTACGCCAGATCGCATTcctatttacatttatttagtttatttacatctcATCAACACAATACAAATAGATAGTACaaaaaaacagatataaaatacATGCATTGCCACTCATAAATTTGAGTTATAAGAGATGGTTCACTTCTAATTTTAACCGAAGTATTCTAACATGCTGTACGAAGGAATGGATACCCAGATCCCAATTAcagtataaaaatgttaaagtataacaagagctgtccgtaagacagcgggCGCGACATTTTTCAGTGCTTCCTATGTTACTCAAGAGACAATTTGTCGGAAGTTCTCGATCTTCCTAATAGTTAGATCTGAAAACAGCCTATTCaccgatctatttttatttgaaccagttaGACAACTCGTTTGAACTAGCGTTTGACCAAAAGGAACTGGACTCAGATTTTGACtatatgttttttctttagaATGAAAGTTTCTTCATAACATTAAAAAcgtaaaatcaataaaaaagaaaacgtcCGTGTCGGAAAATTGAACCCGGGCCGCTTTggcaataaatatatttctgcGTACTTGACCAATACACTACAGAAGAACACGTAATTATTGATGgttgaatataaagctttataattaaggcagtttgaCTGCAGTAGTCTTACCAACGATTTTCAGTTTTGaagagaaaattaaaaaaaacacaattctCGTGTGTTTATATAAGTTTACTTATAAGAATTATAAACCCGTAGGTGACAATTATATACCGAAAACTCGAATCCGAggttaaatatacatttttctaaacttctactttcacttctaaaatgttgaaagcaGGGCTCTGCTTGGTGAAGAAGTGTCTCAATAGCCTGCCCTCAGATGCAATGTGCGTAGCATTAATTGGAGATGATTTTGATCAGCTTGCTGAAGAGATGTCCACTAAGGGATGTATCTGAAAAGGAAAACAGTTGAAGAGAGTTTTAACTTGTATATGTCATATTAGATAAATATAACATAAACTGCTTGGAAATATTTCTAGAGAATCTATACATGATAATGATGTAGTCACAAATTTTGGGACTTTTAAACGCTGCTATACCTCTCCCTATCCTATTATCCTTTACTAAACGTATATATGAATTAAGAAATAGTGATActgttatttttgtttcaatcGCAGCAAATATGTTTTAGTAAACAAATGATCATTGTTTTCGATATTGTTCGACAAATATTGTCATTTAAATTGTATTCACATGTTGATTGatgtttattcaatttttttgtgTCAATATACCAAGTGATTGCCTATCAAAATTATTTCGCTGAATATGATTTATAAACGGTTTTAGACGTATTTGAGAAAATTAATtagtcaattaaaaaaaaaccaggATTATTAAACCAGTGCAGCTTGTTTGTTATGGGGATACATGTTTGGTGTCCGCCTAAGAAAGTTAAGACttcgtttgaatacatctgcgtatgtctctaaattgctttttgtacttttagcatgtgtaaatgttgagttctgctcaagccggggctagagggcgtggaaggtagcatgcatttccactaccgtccatgaacaagctcaatcaaaccgagcctgcaacattttcgtttttgtcgtgttgagcgacctgtgaagtttccacttttctctattttcttaTAGCAGAACTTTTGGTGTACACATTAAGAATGGCTCACACTGGTATTATTTACAATTCTAATATGAACCAGTTGATaacctattattattattattattattattattataccagatttatatagcgcccttttcatgatcaatttcacgttcaaaggcgctttacatagttcaaatgcagccacacagggcgcataatttatcctctactagtacagacacagagcgatctgaccagagggacagattgAGACAAAGCCcacacgacagagagatcagaatagacagcctggttctttaatgtgcccagtgtatagcactgatacacgcaaggattgcctgg
The window above is part of the Mercenaria mercenaria strain notata unplaced genomic scaffold, MADL_Memer_1 contig_4731, whole genome shotgun sequence genome. Proteins encoded here:
- the LOC128554116 gene encoding uncharacterized protein LOC128554116 — its product is MKYFVTVLLVPVLLEGVDGLCETTTLEPCIFKNNRELPYSVYTRHPSIDYSSSTDDTKYCDLFALRHGAWYRSSYNMTNYCVDHRKCGTNDPIYLNGSIPSSKEGVVDRNACVRTFGNCCEHVLNLRIKNCEYFMVYCFLDLHPSCHSRFCFDVDLSVETTTATKTTTSSTTPSTTTTTTTTRTTPALPPPTVATTETTTGGQDSQYDYISCRGKYIKENKGTVVALAVLLVISVIALVVLGVLLYRTITKRMPEAAYVAENPPPYEEYKISDNKDI